The uncultured Trichococcus sp. DNA window GTTGCTGACCACTAAAGGTATCCCTGTCGACATGGCTTCCATGATATTGACAGGCAACCCTTCTTGTCTGGATGAAGAGACTGCGACGTCAACTGTCTTCAATATCCTGTCGACATCATACCGGAAACCCATCAATTCCACGTGTTCCTCCAGATGCAGCTGCTGGATCATTTCCCGGTAACGCATTTCGTTGGGACCTCTGCCCAGTAATAACAGCTTCAGTTTTGGGATATCCTTGACCAATTCTCCGGCTGTTTCGATCAGCAAATCTTGGTGTTTCCGATCGCACAACGCGGCCGCATACATCAAAATGAATGCATCCTCGTCAAACCCGAATTCCCGGCGCATACGCCTTTTTTCTTCACTTTCCTGAACAGAGAAACGCTCTAGATCCACGCCGACTCCATCCACAAGCTCAATCTTAGTTGTGCTTAACTTTTCCTTTGCACGACGGTAATCCTCACCGTTCATGGTGATCAGCACATCGGTGTCGCTGGCTAACAGCTTCTCTATCGGATAGTAAAGCAACCAATTTTTCAGAGAGGACCCTTCAAAGAAATGGAACCCGTGCACCGTGTAGATGACTTTCAGGTCCGGAATCCCTTTGCTGGCCAACCGCGCCAAAACGGAAGCCACCGGCGTATGCGTGTGCACCCAATCATATTCCCCGCTGTGGATCAATTTTTTCAGGCCTTGATAGGCTCCATAATTTTCTCTTTTCAAGGGTGAACGTTGGAATCCCAACTGGAACACCTGACAGCCACGCTCCAACAGCGTCTCATTGATCGGATAGTTCACGTTGCAGGCCATATCAACCGAATGGCCCGCATCCAGCAGCATGTGTATGTGCGGGACCAAAAATGCGTTGATTGTGCCTGATACGGTTGTAACATACAAAATCTTCATGAAAATCCCTCCCGGATTTCTCCGCAATGAAGACGGCATCAATTTTTGTCCATGATCATCACTTCGTTGTACTTCATCATATAGACATTTTCCTTATAGTTTCCGATTGCTGCTTCGTTTATCGTTCCCGCAATATTATTGAAGATCATCCTAGGAACATTGATGCCGCAAGCGTAAGCATGCGGATAGCCGCCGCCGAAACGCGGGTTCACTTCCGAAAGGTAGTATTGGCCTGCAACCTTAAAGATATCGATGTCGATGATGCCGCGGAAACCCGCTTTTTCGGCCATTTGCTTGATCATGCCGAAAAGTTCATCGTCCTTGACAGAGACCGATTTATCCGTTTCCCCCGCACGCATCTTGATCTTTTCTTTGATGAAGATGGAGACGACCTCGCCTGAAATCATGTCGATATAGACATCAGCGCCATACTCGATTCCATCCATTAATTCCTGGATCAACATCCCTTCATGGTGGTCGAGAATCAGATCCAGCTCAGCTTCAGATGACACTTTGTTGATGCCGATGCTGGCGCTCCCTTTCACTGGCTTCACAAAAACCGGGTAGGTCACTTGCCCTGTTTCGACTGCAGCCTGGAAATCCGCTTTATCACAGTAGCTTTGCACCGTCCGGAAGCCATTTTCCGTCAAAAACCGGAACATCCTGTACTTGTCGAAACACATTTCGACTTCCTCGTAGCCAGAAACGATGGGCAGCGTGCCGATATCCAAAAAATGTTGTCTGTTTTCGGCCAAGAGGCTCAATTCCGGATCGATCAGCGAAAGCACCGCAGCGACCCTGTTTTCCTTGCAGATAGACAAGATGACATCCAGGTAGCCTTCCGCATCCTCCCTGGGCACAATGAAATAGTCGTCCGCATCGTACAATGCCGGGGCCAGTTCGCTGCAATCCGTCGCGAATACCTTTCCCGCGTCCCCCAGTTCCTTTTTGAAAGCCTGCACAATCTTGTTCCGAGTTCCGCAGCTCAATATCAAAACGTTCATCATCAGCCGCACCCCTTTCCGTATCAGCCTTTCCTGTAAGCAGGAAAAAAGTTCTCTCTTGCACCACCGGCCTGTTCGACCAGCTTCGCGTAAATCGCTTCATCGCGGATCTTCGTCCCACGATAATAAGGGAATTCCTTGGTGCATCGCTTTTTGAACATTTCCACCGGACTCCCTTGTTTCGCTCCGCCCCAGTCAAAGAGTTTCTTGCCTCGTTCTGCAGCATAGAGCGCCGCATGATACATGGTCACTTTATTCGCGTTGGTGTTCCGGTACTGCTGGTCGGTTCCGCAGAAGATTCCGTGGGCGATGTCCGGTCCAAGGAAAAACATCGTCGAAGAGACGGCTCTCCCCTCGAGATTCGCTTGCGCAAAAAGCATTTCATCCGGGAATATTTCAGCACATTTGGAGACGAAGGTTTTGTCCAAGTGATAATAATCACAGACGTCAAACCGTTCTTCGGTGTAGCCATACAGCTTCAGGAAGTTGTCTATGAACGCTTCATCATTGCCGAACTGGACTTCCATCCCCATCCTTTCGGCCTTCCGTATTTTCTGTCGCTCATTGGATGGGTATTCCTCCATAAAAAAATCACAAGCCAAATCGTTGCAGTAGACCTTGCCGTGTACATTCAGATCATACACTTCCGCAAGGCCGGCGTAATGGTCGTGCCAAGGGCTGAAGCGGATGAATTCCGCTACAATCCTTTCTTCTGCACAGTACTTTGCGAATGCCTCATCAAAAGCTGCAGCCATTTGCGCGCGGTCATCGGGTCGGCAATTTTCGAACCGGATTCCCGCTTCCCCCCTCGGTGTGACCAGATCGAAGTATGCGATGCCGTCCACTATCCCGGCCACCCGCTTGACGAAAGGGTAAACGATTTTCTTGCCGTCTTTTTCAAAAACGTAAATGTTGGCTATGCCTTTTTCTTTTTCTTGTTGGAGCATTGCCCAACGTTCATCCATATAGATGCTTCTCATAAACACATCCCCTTATCGAAAAACGAACGCATCAGGTATCGGAGTTGTAGATGCCGTCATGCCTGAAGACTTGTTCGATCGTTCTGAAAATGATTTTGCTGTCCATCGCCAGTGACAGTCTGTCGACATAGTCATTGTCGTATCTGATCGCCTCATCCCAAGTCACGGCATTCCGATTGATCACTTGCGACCAACCCGTGATTCCCGGTCTTACATCAAACCTTTTTTTGGCCCATTCGGGGTAATTCTCATAACCATCGTAAGGGATGTAGGTAACCGGTGGCCTCGGCCCGATCAGACTCATCGATCCCTGCAGTACATTCATCAATTGCGGCAATTCATCAATACTGGTGCGTCTCAGAATCCGGCCGATTTTGGTGATCCGGTCATCCTCTTCCCCCTCGACATGGACGCCTGCCCCCATATGTTCCGCATTAGGGACCATCGTCTGGAACTTGATGATTTTGAAGGTTTCCCCACTCCTGCCGATCCTGTTTTGAAAGAAAAATGGTGCACTTTTGGCGCTCAAGACAATGCCCAAGGAGATGATCAGGAAAAACGGAGCGAGCACAAGCAGCGCTAATCCGGAAATCACAATGTCCAACAATCTTTTGATGACGTTTCTGTACATTTTCGATCCTTCCTTCCCTGACGCGGAATCATTGATTATCAAAATCGGCCAGCACGTCTGCGATATACGCCATATCTTCCAAGCCGTAGCGCTGATCGACCGGGATGCATAGAATATGCTTGTAGATCCATTTGACGGTTGGGGCCGCATTTTCCAGCGACAGGCCTTTTTCGCCATCGAAGCTCGGCCAAAGAATCGGGGCATAGACAGAACGCGCACTCAAATAGTCCTGCAGCCGTTTACGGTCGCTTTCCGCAACGGTGAACACCGGCAAGAACAGCGGCACGACAGCATCAGGCATCGTCGGAAAGACGGCATCGATGCTCTGCAGCGCATTCACTTTTTGCACCAAAAAACCGTAGTTCTCCCGTCGCTGTTTTTGCAAGGCAGCGACAGCCACACTGGACAGAATCGCTTTTGAGCAATCCCCCAAGGCATGAATCCCCCCTTGATTTTCCAGCATCATTTCCGCATCCCGGCATTTGCCCAGCACTTCCGTTTTTTCGCCGATGCCTTCCATGATATAGCGGTATTTTCCGTACAACGCATCCAGCTTGGCTCGCTCCAGTTCACTGTCAAGGTCCGTCGGCTTGGCGTTGAAGGGGCCTTTCAGGGAGAGCGCCATCCCCCCTTCCGGGATTCCGAACCATTTGCGCAGGCTGGTCACATAATAATCCGCATCCGTCAGCCTCGGTATACCGGAGTACAAGCTGTGCGTGACATCCTCGATGATGACGACGCCTTGCTCGTGCAGCTCCCCGAACGCCTCTTTCATGGGAGTCAACGTGTCAAAACCGTAATAGTTCTGCACCAGGATGACCGATGGCCGCATCTCCTCGACTTTTTCCAAAAACCGCTCTTTCGGGATGGTCAAATCCTTTTCGATATCGTAATAGTCGACTTCGTAACCGTTCTCGACAAACGGTAAAATCACCGATGAGCAAGTGAACGAAGGCAGCAAGGCAACCTTTCTTAGTTGGTTCATATGGGCGATGGCCAACAAAATGGCGCCTCTCCCGGTTGAGGTAAAAGCCATGTCCCCCTTCGGCAAGTCAAAATCCTCATTATCAAGTTCCTCAACAATAAACTCGGTTTCGGGGTCGAGCCAAAAATTACTACCAATCTCAGAATGTCTCATGCGAATCGGCACCTTTCTTTTAACTAAGTTTATTAAACATATCAACAGGAACCGCTTGGGATCGTCCGATCATCACAGCGGCTGTCTTCTGCAGGTCTAGTCTGCATATGGATTTTTTGTTTGCGCGGTATATCAAGTTGTGTAGTTTTTTACTCATTAGAGGATTATAAAAGAGGGTCGGTTGAATTTTCACATGCAGTGAAATGCCGTTTGAAGAAAAAGAAAAACAGGAGTAAACAAAATGGGATTTTCAAATAGAGTGGATGAAACAGGTGATGGTGCCTTGATGTATACTTGCAGAAAACTATTGGGAAAAACTGAGCAATCCCACTGGACGTTGAAATAGGTTTCGCTTTCAAATATAGTCCGAGAAAGGCCCACTCCGCAACCGCCGGAAGTTGTCGTGCAGGCCTGTATGATTGCGTGCCCTGTTACTCGATCTTTTCCAGCCATTCTTCCCGCCAAAACATTAAGCAACAGCGGTCGCAACGGCCAAAAGCCAAGACGCCTTCGCACATGACATTCTCAAGTAAGATGATTCCGTTACATTTTTTCACTTTAAGTTCACGTTCATCAACGAAGCGCTCCATCGATTTCAGGACGCGTTGTGTGGTGCCGCAATAACGCTCCATTCCATCCATAAAGGCGCATCCACGCGTTTTTTTCGAGCCATCTAGCATGGCTTCTATTTCTTCCATAGTCCGTACGCGAACGGTATCGCCCGCCTGCAGACGTACCCCAGATAAAGCTGGCACCACCTTGGCAACCGGCATTGATTTGCCCATTGTTTTGAAAAGATACTTTTTTGCCACAGCGGCATTTTTATGGAGGGCCTTGATCTGACTCGGGCTCAAATTTCTCTTGATGGAGAGTTGAACTCGTTTCTTCAATGATTGTGGCGGCAGTTTCACATTTCCTTCAGCTATATCTCTCAGACATGGAAATTGACATTCATTTTGATTCATCTTGAATCATCTCCTTCTTATCATACGGCCAGAAACCTGGCCACTTGCTGCAAGGACATACTTTCCATTCGGGTGACCCCTGATTGAGCCGGCATAGGAATCACAAAAATGTAAACGTTTTATAATTTGATTTTACTACTTTTTTCTGTCCAAATCCAATTAATTAAACAAATTTACTAACAACCTTTTTACGAGTGGCGAAGCTACGACTCGATACAGGCTACTCGCCTTTCGCTACCTCCCATTCGGCTGCGACAGGATCGGTGGTGGTCGCCACCCATTCATGTACTTCTCCATCTACAGGCGTCTTCAATACAGCAGTATCTCCCGCAAAACCAGCGACACCGGCAACATTCGGATCGGATTCGACCAGGATGGTTCTGCTGCTCTCTATTTTGGTTGTGCCGATGGCTTGATCGCCTGCATAACCCGCTTGCTTGCTGTCGAGAATCATATTCTTAAGAACGACTGTTGTGTAGGGCTTCTTCTCCAAATAGTCCAAAAAGCGGAAAGGGACATCGGTGTTTTCCCCGTATCGGACACCGTCAAGAACCATTTCATAAATCCTGGCCGAAACCAGAGGCTTCATGGCGACCGCTGTGTCACAATCAAAGGTGACATTTTTGAGGGTTGAGTACGCCACACCAAGAGCATAGTAGCCGGTCTTTAAGCCTTCGCCAAAAGTGCAGTCATTCAAAGTAATCTTCCCGAAATAGCCCTTCAGTGCGATGAACCCCTTGTCCGTTTCAAGCGGCTCGTCCTTATCCGACCGCTCAAAAGTGCAGTCATTGAACACCGTATAGAAGTCCTCTTGGGACAACTTGTCGTAACCGTCCATCACCCTCACCGTTGCCCCGATGACATCTTCCGTTTTGCTGGGCATCACGTTAAGGGTTGTATCGTTGAAAACGCAGTCTGTGGCGTTTATCACATCCAATTGCCCGATGTCTGAATCACTGACGGTGATTTCATTCTTGAATCCATAAATTTTTGTAAAGCCACCCACAACGGTAAGGCTGCTTACTGTGGCCACCGATCCTTCAGGCATATAGATGTCGATATCACAGTATGCCTGCATCGCATCGATGGTGAGGCTCACTTTTCCGGGTGTATCGATTTCGATATCCATCGCATTGCCGAATGTGCCCTTTTCCCCTACAAAGTCGGTAATCCGGATGTTCGAAGGACTTCCGCTGGCGACAATGCCACCCCGGAAACAATTGATAGAGGAGCAGCCAATGACCGCAACATCCGCGTTTGTATAGATATGGACGCCATCCGCGCACCAATTTTGGAAACGGCAGTTGATTACCTTTCCGCGCAGCATCCCTTTTTTCTCCAGCGATCCGGCAAAAAAGATGCCGAACTGCTGCTCTTTCTCATAGTCCATGAATTCGCCCTGGTTCCAACAGTTACCGTCAAGCGTCAGTCCCTCGATAATCAGATAATCCGAATCTTCTGCCGATTCCCATTTCCGGTTCTGGGTCGTGAACATCCGCGTCGCTTTCGGCTGGTCATCAGCCAAAGTGACCGTGGCGCCGTAGCCGACGATCCTGAGCCCGGCCTCGATATTGACTTGCCGCACTGTATAGGAACTGCCGCTCGGGAAAACCAAATCCTGATCGTTCGCAATGCAGTAATCGACCGCCCGCTGGATCCGCTCGGTATCATCTTTGTCCGTCTTTCGTTTCGGGAACGCATCCATGCTGATTTCGCCTTGTGCGGCTTGAACAGCCCCTGTCTGGCCGCCTGCTGCTTCCGATGGCGCTATGCCAGTGATCATTACCTGAAGTGCGCTGTTTGTACTTAGTATCTGTACCAGCTCCGGCATATTAAGGTACAAAAGGCTCATGAATGGGACAGGCAGCAACAGTAACAGTTGTTTTTTCACTCCAATCCCTCCTTATTTTCCTCCAGTCCATGTCACTCAGATAATTCATTATACCAATAAAACGCTTCCAAATTCATCATGGAGCCCTTGCACCGCTCGAATGATTTTTTCCCGCAACACTCCAAGCTGCCGTCCCTGTTATCATCGCAATCTCCATAAACGAAAAACAGCCTAAAAACACTATCAATCCAGTGTTCTTAGGCTGTTCATTTTCCATCGCCGCCACAATTCCCTAGCACCCACATAAAGCAGGATACCAAGCGCTGCACCCGATCCGTCGATCAGGACATCCTTCACCAACGGTCCGCGGCCGGGTACGAAGATTTGATGGAACTCGTCACTGATGGCGTAGGCCACGCAAAACATGAGACTGATGCCCCGCCGTTTCCAGTCGGACGCGGTGGGATTTTCATTCTTCATCGCATGCGAAACCAGGAATCCTAGGATCAGATAGGCGATGAAGTGGGCAGATTTCCTGATCAATCTGCCTGCATAAGCAAAACTGGTGTCCTGCACGAAATCGACGAACAGGAACAGACCGATCGCCAACGCCAAAAAAATGGCGGTTGCGCCGATGATCCAGTTTTTTTTGATGCCGAAAAGTTTCGGTTCGTCCTGTTTTGTTTCCAACAGATAGATCAGCAACATGACGCCTGCCAAAAACACGACCGTCCCCTGCGCACGCGTGAAATATTCGATGAACGCGGCAAGCTGATTGAGCATGTCCGCCAAGAAACGCGTCACGCCTCCGCTCAAGACGATGGACTGGTCCGCCGGTTGGGCCGACAGCATAAAAATAACAATCATCCATGCGATTACCGGTAGCCACTCATAATAGCGTCGCTCCCTTTTCACCGGCAGCGCCTCCTTTCGATTCCGACTAAATGTTCCTTTCAGTATATCAGAAAATTGACGTGTATTGTAGTCCATCAGCCGAAGATTTTTGCGCCCTTGCGCTCGCTCCTCCGGTGAGCGGCGGCCTCGCAGTAGCTGGTGCCGACTTCTGCGGCTGTCCTCCGGTGAAGCCTTCCTTACAGGAGCTGGTGCATCTCTTCCCAGCATTACCACCGGGGACGCACGGCTTCACCGGAGGTACGCTGCTCCCCGTTGCGGCCGGAGCAGCCGGCCAAACATACCTGCTTTCGCTCCTCCGGTGAAGGCCGTATTGTTTGACCGAAAAAGTTGTTTGTCTTATCCTTGTAAAAGAAAGGATGATGTTAGATGATGCAGAATTGGAAGTATATCGCCTTATCCGGTTTGGCGGTTTTGATGCTCGCTGGATGTGGGGACAATGCGAACACGACTGAGGATGTCTCGAGCACAAGTTCGTCCGTGGCACAGGAAGCCAGCACCGAAACGATGGATCCGGCCAACACAAGCAGCACAGCGGTCGCAACCGACGATGCATTGCCGGCCGAAGCCGGCTACAGCAGCGTATCCTTGGACCGTGCCATCGCCATTTTCTTGGAAAATTACCCGGATGCCAGTATCAAGGAAGTCGACTTCGACAAGGATTTCGGCGACTACACCTACGAAATCAAAGGAGTCGTCGGACAGACAGAATATGAGCTGCGCATCCATGCCGAGACCGAAGACATCCTGAAGGAAGAAAGTGAAAAAAACGATCACGATGATGACGGATATCTATCCTTCGATAACCTGATCAGTCCTGCCGAGGCCATCCGGATCGCACAGGAACGCATCAGCACCGATGCTTCG harbors:
- a CDS encoding right-handed parallel beta-helix repeat-containing protein; this translates as MKKQLLLLLPVPFMSLLYLNMPELVQILSTNSALQVMITGIAPSEAAGGQTGAVQAAQGEISMDAFPKRKTDKDDTERIQRAVDYCIANDQDLVFPSGSSYTVRQVNIEAGLRIVGYGATVTLADDQPKATRMFTTQNRKWESAEDSDYLIIEGLTLDGNCWNQGEFMDYEKEQQFGIFFAGSLEKKGMLRGKVINCRFQNWCADGVHIYTNADVAVIGCSSINCFRGGIVASGSPSNIRITDFVGEKGTFGNAMDIEIDTPGKVSLTIDAMQAYCDIDIYMPEGSVATVSSLTVVGGFTKIYGFKNEITVSDSDIGQLDVINATDCVFNDTTLNVMPSKTEDVIGATVRVMDGYDKLSQEDFYTVFNDCTFERSDKDEPLETDKGFIALKGYFGKITLNDCTFGEGLKTGYYALGVAYSTLKNVTFDCDTAVAMKPLVSARIYEMVLDGVRYGENTDVPFRFLDYLEKKPYTTVVLKNMILDSKQAGYAGDQAIGTTKIESSRTILVESDPNVAGVAGFAGDTAVLKTPVDGEVHEWVATTTDPVAAEWEVAKGE
- a CDS encoding sugar transferase → MYRNVIKRLLDIVISGLALLVLAPFFLIISLGIVLSAKSAPFFFQNRIGRSGETFKIIKFQTMVPNAEHMGAGVHVEGEEDDRITKIGRILRRTSIDELPQLMNVLQGSMSLIGPRPPVTYIPYDGYENYPEWAKKRFDVRPGITGWSQVINRNAVTWDEAIRYDNDYVDRLSLAMDSKIIFRTIEQVFRHDGIYNSDT
- a CDS encoding glycosyltransferase family 4 protein, which gives rise to MKILYVTTVSGTINAFLVPHIHMLLDAGHSVDMACNVNYPINETLLERGCQVFQLGFQRSPLKRENYGAYQGLKKLIHSGEYDWVHTHTPVASVLARLASKGIPDLKVIYTVHGFHFFEGSSLKNWLLYYPIEKLLASDTDVLITMNGEDYRRAKEKLSTTKIELVDGVGVDLERFSVQESEEKRRMRREFGFDEDAFILMYAAALCDRKHQDLLIETAGELVKDIPKLKLLLLGRGPNEMRYREMIQQLHLEEHVELMGFRYDVDRILKTVDVAVSSSRQEGLPVNIMEAMSTGIPLVVSNCRGNRDLVKDGENGYVIQTDSPEMFADKIRQLYSDESLRLRMGQANLTEVQKYATGNVLEEMKEIYQGLLS
- a CDS encoding ATP-grasp domain-containing protein, with the translated sequence MMNVLILSCGTRNKIVQAFKKELGDAGKVFATDCSELAPALYDADDYFIVPREDAEGYLDVILSICKENRVAAVLSLIDPELSLLAENRQHFLDIGTLPIVSGYEEVEMCFDKYRMFRFLTENGFRTVQSYCDKADFQAAVETGQVTYPVFVKPVKGSASIGINKVSSEAELDLILDHHEGMLIQELMDGIEYGADVYIDMISGEVVSIFIKEKIKMRAGETDKSVSVKDDELFGMIKQMAEKAGFRGIIDIDIFKVAGQYYLSEVNPRFGGGYPHAYACGINVPRMIFNNIAGTINEAAIGNYKENVYMMKYNEVMIMDKN
- a CDS encoding GNAT family N-acetyltransferase, whose translation is MRSIYMDERWAMLQQEKEKGIANIYVFEKDGKKIVYPFVKRVAGIVDGIAYFDLVTPRGEAGIRFENCRPDDRAQMAAAFDEAFAKYCAEERIVAEFIRFSPWHDHYAGLAEVYDLNVHGKVYCNDLACDFFMEEYPSNERQKIRKAERMGMEVQFGNDEAFIDNFLKLYGYTEERFDVCDYYHLDKTFVSKCAEIFPDEMLFAQANLEGRAVSSTMFFLGPDIAHGIFCGTDQQYRNTNANKVTMYHAALYAAERGKKLFDWGGAKQGSPVEMFKKRCTKEFPYYRGTKIRDEAIYAKLVEQAGGARENFFPAYRKG
- a CDS encoding VanZ family protein, with translation MKRERRYYEWLPVIAWMIVIFMLSAQPADQSIVLSGGVTRFLADMLNQLAAFIEYFTRAQGTVVFLAGVMLLIYLLETKQDEPKLFGIKKNWIIGATAIFLALAIGLFLFVDFVQDTSFAYAGRLIRKSAHFIAYLILGFLVSHAMKNENPTASDWKRRGISLMFCVAYAISDEFHQIFVPGRGPLVKDVLIDGSGAALGILLYVGARELWRRWKMNSLRTLD
- a CDS encoding PepSY domain-containing protein, which produces MMQNWKYIALSGLAVLMLAGCGDNANTTEDVSSTSSSVAQEASTETMDPANTSSTAVATDDALPAEAGYSSVSLDRAIAIFLENYPDASIKEVDFDKDFGDYTYEIKGVVGQTEYELRIHAETEDILKEESEKNDHDDDGYLSFDNLISPAEAIRIAQERISTDASAFEGWKLENHDDHGNAPVYEIEFQGHDAEVKIHAETGEVLGVDG